A single window of Methanosarcinales archaeon DNA harbors:
- a CDS encoding DUF2073 domain-containing protein has product MIGVQMDLISEEKLSEMTAMEKIRLILDEVKEGKIIVLEKGLTPSEEAKLIEMTMTEITPEEFSGIEIESYPSNQNPNLLEKLFKKPMIKTRLTVIGPANQLKTLKKDRDFISTLVSSQQ; this is encoded by the coding sequence ATGATCGGTGTACAGATGGATTTGATATCAGAGGAAAAATTGTCAGAAATGACGGCTATGGAAAAGATACGATTAATACTGGACGAGGTAAAGGAAGGCAAGATAATTGTTCTTGAAAAAGGATTGACCCCTTCTGAGGAAGCAAAACTTATTGAAATGACCATGACCGAGATTACGCCTGAGGAGTTTTCAGGGATTGAGATAGAGAGTTATCCCAGCAACCAAAATCCGAATTTGTTAGAAAAACTGTTCAAAAAGCCCATGATCAAGACAAGATTGACTGTCATAGGCCCTGCTAACCAGTTAAAGACCCTGAAAAAGGACCGGGATTTTATCAGCACACTGGTATCATCCCAACAGTG